One window of the Rhipicephalus sanguineus isolate Rsan-2018 chromosome 4, BIME_Rsan_1.4, whole genome shotgun sequence genome contains the following:
- the LOC119391664 gene encoding uncharacterized protein K02A2.6-like, which yields MHPPEDVAGVRRLLGLVNHIRRFLPHVSEATAPIRALLLKNSTWTWGPPQQSAFSELKKLLCSDHCVARYNTTHKTTISADASSYVLAAVLLQEQPSGERRAIAFASRSLTSTERRYVQTEKEALAASWAVQRFEEDVRGLQFLLKTDHQPLVAHLGSMDVDLLPPRVQRFRLKLMRFQYQRYWKYQADLSVSEGLLLKGSRILVTSALQRHMLELLHDRHQGINRCKALAQESVWWPGINNQIETFVCNCHTCAETRVQHSEPMLPSSTPCRPWEAVGIDLFHLNGQDIVLLVDYRSCFPEIISLRSTTELGRSGGNGPQFAVKEFSAFAKSYDFCHVTSSPHFPQSNGEFERMVRTVKDKLRKADDPYLPLLAYRDTPGVNGVSPAQMLVSRRLQTRLPKTSHLLKPPWPPSVTISQRDQDNRKRQASDFNRRHAAHTLWPLQAGERVWGQDVNSPATVLGPAQRPRFYVVKTPMGVLQRNRMHPVPTTGTPTANPPGTPVADQPEATTTPELTKQHKTSKPRRLGKAPPLQRNLGVQLLRHVSRGMAGGSPGRKDSTC from the exons ATGCATCCACCCGAAGATGTCGCAGGGGTCCGTCGCCTGCTAGGCCTCGTCAACCACATCAGACGCTTCTtacctcacgtttcggaggcgaCTGCGCCGATCCGAGCATTGCTGCTCAAGAACTCTACCTGGACTTGGGGCCCGCCGCAGCAGTCGGCCTTCTCCGAACTGAAGAAGCTACTGTGCTCAGACCACTGCGTGGCTCGCTACAACACCACACACAAGACCACGATCTCAGCTGACGCCAGCTCCTATGTTCTCGCGGCAGTACTTCTCCAAGAACAGCCGTCCGGTGAGCGTAGAGCCATCGCTTTCGCATCGCGCTCCCTCACATCCACAGAACGCCGGTACGtccaaacagaaaaagaagctttggcggCCAGCTGGGCGGTGCAAAGGTTCGAGGAAGACGTCCGTGGGCTTCAATTCTTGCTCAAGACGGACCATCAACCTCTGGTGGCACACTTGGGCTCCATGGATGTTGACCTACTGCCACCACGGGTCCAGCGGTTTCGCTTGAAGCTTATGCGTTTCCAGTACCAA AGGTACTGGAAGTACCAAGCAGACCTCAGCGTCTCCGAGGGACTGCTTCTGAAAGGGTCCCGCATCCTCGTGACGTCTGCCCTTCAGCGCCACATGCTCGAGCTTCTTCATGACAGGCATCAAGGCATCAACAGATGCAAAGCTTTAGCTCAGGAGTCGGTCTGGTGGCCGGGCATCAACAACCAGATAGAAACATTCGTGTGTAACTGCCACACGTGTGCCGAAACGAGGGTGCAGCACTCGGAGCCCATGCTGCCCTCAAGCACTCCATGTCGGCCCTGGGAAGCGGTCGGCATCGACCTTTTTCACCTCAATGGCCAAGACATTGTCCTTCTGGTGGATTACCGGTCATGCTTCCCGGAAATCATCAGTCTACGTTCAACCACAGAACTAGGGCGatctgg CGGCAACGGTCCTCAGTTTGCTGTGAAAGAGTTCTCCGCCTTCGCCAAGTCCTACGACTTCTGCCACGTCACCAGCAGCCCCCATTTTCCACAGTCAAATGGTGAGTTCGAACGGATGGTGAGGACAGTCAAAGACAAGTTGCGTAAGGCGGATGATCCCTATCTGCCACTTTTGGCATACCGGGACACACCTGGGGTAAATGGAGTGAGTCCTGCTCAGATGCTCGTGAGTAGGCGCCTACAGACCCGGCTGCCGAAGACGTCGCACCTGCTCAAGCCACCCTGGCCTCCTTCGGTCACAATCAGTCAACGTGACCAAGACAACCGGAAGCGCCAAGCGTCAGACTTCAACCGAAGACACGCAGCTCACACCTTGTGGCCTCTTCAGGCTGGAGAGCGGGTATGGGGGCAAGATGTCAACTCCCCAGCAACCGTCTTAGGGCCAGCTCAACGCCCGCGCTTCTACGTGGTGAAGACTCCGATGGGTGTACTTCAGCGTAACCGGATGCACCCGGTGCCAACGACGGGAACCCCCACTGCCAACCCACCTGGAACCCCTGTGGCGGATCAGCCCGAGGCGACTACGACGCCGGAGCTGACCAAGCAGCACAAGACCAGCAAACCGCGTCGCCTCGGGAAAGCACCTCCATTACAGAGGAACCTCGGGGTTCAACTTCTACGTCACGTGTCTCGCGGTATGGCAGGAGGATCCCCAGGCCGAAAAGACTCGACCTGTTAA